From one Psilocybe cubensis strain MGC-MH-2018 chromosome 13, whole genome shotgun sequence genomic stretch:
- a CDS encoding Aldehyde oxidase GLOX, translated as MLSPRLSVAALLLGSSTVLAGTAGSFAQAGNTLVSALLMFLGNEETVYIIDKAEGNAAAVAGHPAWGAKWDIASQQAEVMDIRSNTFCSSGMHLPNGSFINLGGNDGITINGAPGSIKNTDGSGTGFWDSIYQDFDGRKSIRILNPCGSADDITSPQCRWYDDSSVLAMKSGRWYAAVEPLGDGTIVILGGFTAGGYVNREFPVKDPITQSGQAQNTYEYYPPKDVAPPLVQFLVDAGGLNAYAHMFLMPSGNIFVQANRSSMLWDHTSNTQTPLPDMPNGVVRVYPASGGAAMLPLTPANNYTPTIIFCGGSTMPDDDYGNYGGPHAETWNIPASNDCQRITPEPQDGSAPVYVADDPMLETRTMGQFIILPDGTLLMINGGLNGTAGYTTNLNEFITELPFGTSLASGPVFTPAIFNPNAPPGSRWSNQGLSPSTIPRLYHSSAILLPDASVLVAGSNPNPDVNLSTVFNTEYRAEIFYPPYFSASIRPAPTGIPKTLSYGGAPFDITIPSTSYTGSSNDAADNTTVVVVRGGFTTHGMNMGQRFLQLNNTYTVNKDGSITLHVSQMPPIPNIFQPGPAFVYVNIHGIPSNGSYVIIGSGNIEQQPTSPPGTLPSSVRLDSATGGIHNGTSQDNGSSDSDPKKSSNLGVIIGAIAAGVAVVAVVGALIAVFLARRRRAAARLAPSKEYPLSTAGAGWTSHNTDSSVFVPLAQAKYDDTWDPRTSSINAPYMDERRAASSIGSRSQVFGEYDPYSGEPAQTHAAPISHSGYRESPSSFR; from the exons ATGTTGTCGCCTCGACTATCCGTTGCGGCTCTATTGCTGGGGTCTTCGACCGTCCTAGCAGGCACCGCTGGTTCGTTTGCCCAGGCTGGTAATACACTCGTCAGTGCACTTTTG ATGTTTTTGGGGAATGAGGAAACGGTATACATTATCGACAAAGCTGAGGGGAACGCCGCTGCAGTCGCGGGCCATCCAGCATGGGGTGCAAAGTG GGATATAGCGTCGCAACAAGCAGAAGTGATGGATATTCGATCAAATACATTTTGTTCCTCAGGGATGCATCTGCCTAACGGTTCCTTCATCAATTTGGGTGGAAACGACGGTATCACAATAAACGGCGCTCCTGGTTCAATAAAAAATACAGACGGATCAGGAACAGGCTTTTGGGACTCAATATACCAAGATTTTGACGGACGAAAATCGATTCGCATTCTTAATCCTTGTGGATCAGCCGACGATATAACCTCACCACAGTGTCGTTGGTATGATGATTCTTCAGTTCTGGCGATGAAATCTGGGCGATGGTATGCTGCAGTAGAGCCGCTTGGGGATGGTACGATTGTTATTCTAGGTGGATTTACAGCTGGTGGATACGTTAATCGGGAGTTCCCTGTTAAAGATCCTATTACGCAGAGTGGCCAAGCACAGAACACCTACGAGTACTATCCTCCGAAGGACGTTGCTCCTCCACTGGTTCAGTTCCTCGTGGATGCAGGAGGCCTAAATGCATACGCGCACATGTTTTTGATGCCCTCAGGAAACATCTTTGTTCAAGCTAATCGATCTTCCA TGCTTTGGGACCACACGTCCAACACGCAAACTCCTTTGCCAGACATGCCAAACGGTGTTGTTCGTGTCTATCCAGCTTCGGGTGGTGCTGCCATGCTCCCTCTCACTCCCGCCAACAATTACACGCCCACGATCATCTTCTGTGGAGGTTCAACAATGCCAGACGATGATTATGGTAATTATGGTGGACCCCACGCCGAGACTTGGAATATCCCTGCGTCGAATGACTGTCAGCGTATCACTCCAGAACCTCAGGATGGATCTGCGCCAGTATATGTAGCTGATGATCCCATGCTCGAGACGCGCACCATGGGACAATTTATTATCCTCCCAGATGGAACGTTGTTGATGATCAACGGAGGCCTGAACGGAACTGCTGGCTACACTACAAACCTCAACGAATTCATTACAGAACTCCCCTTTGGAACGTCACTGGCGTCTGGTCCTGTCTTTACTCCGGCCATTTTTAACCCTAATGCGCCACCTGGCAGCAGGTGGTCTAATCAAGGACTATCTCCATCTACTATCCCCCGCTTGTACCATTCCTCTGCCATCCTGCTCCCAGATGCCTCCGTTCTGGTCGCCGGATCCAACCCGAACCCGGATGTCAATTTGTCGACGGTCTTCAACACGGAGTACCGCGCCGAGATTTTCTACCCACCGTACTTTAGCGCCAGCATTCGCCCAGCACCCACAGGTATCCCGAAGACACTGTCGTACGGTGGTGCTCCATTCGACATCACGATTCCTTCAACGTCATACACCGGCTCATCAAACGATGCTGCTGACAATACGACAGTCGTGGTCGTCCGTGGTGGATTTACTACACACGGCATGAACATGGGACAGAGGTTCTTGCAGCTGAACAATACATACACTGTGAACAAGGACGGATCCATTACCCTACATGTATCTCAGATGCCTCCCATCCCCAACATTTTCCAACCAGGACCTGCATTTGTATACGTCAATATCCACGGGATTCCAAGCAACGGCTCGTATGTCATCATTGGCAGTGGCAACATTGAACAGCAGCCAACCTCGCCTCCTGGTACACTCCCATCAAGCGTCCGTCTCGACTCAGCTACAGGAGGGATCCATAACGGGACATCCCAAGATAACGGCTCATCAGACAGCGACCCAAAGAAATCTTCCAACCTCGGTGTCATCATCGGTGCCATCGCTGCGGGTGTGGCCGTCGTCGCGGTTGTCGGAGCGCTCATCGCCGTCTTCCTCGCCCGTCGCAGACGCGCTGCGGCCCGCCTCGCGCCGAGCAAGGAGTACCCACTCTCAACCGCAGGCGCTGGCTGGACATCACACAACACCGATTCGAGCGTGTTCGTCCCACTCGCGCAGGCCAAATACGACGATACGTGGGACCCACGGACGTCGTCGATTAATGCGCCATATATGGACGAGCGCAGGGCGGCGTCGTCGATTGGGAGCAGGAGCCAGGTGTTCGGAGAGTACGACCCGTACTCAGGCGAGCCTGCGCAGACTCATGCAGCGCCCATTTCGCACAGCGGTTATCGAGAATCGCCGTCGAGCTTCCGATGA
- a CDS encoding putative transporter C11D3.18C, giving the protein MWSIASSSNTCAVDPTYLHVESTPVKMALDGSLSSPFLSTANMSDKKDSTPSMDEKRPGTPSDDIDFGGDTTLPPPPKLTPEEESRLWQKVDLRLMPILALMYLLSFMDRGNAKLQGLLTQLDLTGNRYNIALTMYFIPYCIFECPSKWLPGITVTWGIVMTMMGLVKNYPQLVGVRVCLGVAEAGLFPGVVYYLTLWYPRHMLQFRIGIFFGAASLAGAFSGLLAYGISFMSGTAGLLGWSWIFILEGILTVIVGLIAFCVLVDFPATAKFLTLEERAFIVHTKKYDNSSVGEEEHFEMRHLWAAITDWQVWLHVLAYMSIIGPLYGITLFLPTIINAFGHPPAISQLLTVPPYVVATICAYTWAHYSDKMKMRSPFIILGLVCCLIGFAINISDAPNGVKYFGTFFVVSGSYAAFPGIVAWLGNNLAGQYKRGIGMAIHIGVGNFSGAIASNIYRAKDSPRFLVGHGVELMFVGIGFIVVPVLVLSYTIINRKREALQQEAINRGEANKLTKQQLRELGDRAPDFRLMIILTTI; this is encoded by the exons ATGTGGTCCATCGCCTCATCGTCCAATACTTGCGCTGTTGATCCTACCTATCTCCATGTGGAGAGCACTCCAGTTAAAATGGCGTTGGATGGGAGCCTTTCTTCCCCCTTCCTGTCCACCGCCAACATGTCGGACAAGAAAGACTCTACGCCATCGATGGATGAAAAGCGCCCCGGGACTCCATCAGACGACATAGATTTCGGAGGCGACACAACTttaccacctcctccaaagCTTACGCCCGAGGAAGAGAGCAGGTTATGGCAGAAGGTCGATCTTAGGTTGATGCCGATTCTTGCATTGATGTATCTGCTTTCATTCATGGATAGAG GAAATGCAAAGCTCCAAGGTTTGCTTACCCAGCTTGATCTAACAGGCAATCGATACAACATTGCTCTG ACAATGTATTTTATC CCATATTGTATATTCGAATGTCCCTCAAA GTGGCTTCCCGGGATCACA GTTACATGGGGTATAGTCAT GACCATGATGGGTCTCGTTAAAAA CTATCCACAATTGGTTGGAGTTCGCGTTTGTCTCGGCGTCGCAGAGGCCGGACTGTTCCCGGGGGTGGTATACTA CCTGACGCTGTGGTATCCACGACATATGCTTCAGTTCCGAATTGGTATATTCTTTGGTGCAGCATCACTGGCCGGCGCCTTTTCAGGTCTTCTTGCGTACGGAATTAGCTTCATGAGTGGTACTGCAGGGCTCCTTGGGTGGTCATGGATTTTC ATTCTCGAAGGGATTCTCACTGTCATCGTTGGCCTCATCGCATTCTGTG TTTTGGTTGACTTCCCTGCCACTGCCAAATTCTTAACATTGGAAGAGAGGGCCTTCATTGTCCATACCAAAA AGTATGACAACTCGAGCGTGGGCGAAGAAGAACACTTCGAAATGCGGCACCTCTGGGCAGCAATAACCGATTGGCAG GTTTGGCTACACGTTCTGGCATACATGTCCATCATTGGCCCTT TGTATGGAATTACTCTTTTCCTTCC AACTATTATCAATGCGTTCGGTCATCCACCTGCAATCAGTCAGCTACTCACTGTGCCTCCCTATGTGGTTGCGA CTATCTGTGCATATACTTGGGCTCACTACTCagacaaaatgaaaatgaggTCCCCCTTCATTATCCTTGGACTAGTATGCTGCTTGATTGGCTTTGCAATCAACATCTCCGATGCTCCAAATGGTGTTAAATATTTTGGGACGTTCTTCGTTGTATCGGGGAGTTATGCAGCGTTTCCCGGTATAGTCGCATG GCTGGGGAACAATCTAGCTGGACAGTACAAGCGTGGTATAGGGATGGCAATACATATTGGTGTAGGGAATTTCAGTGGTGCGATTGCATCAAACATCTACCGTGCAAAGGACTCACCACGCTTCCTTGTTGGTC ATGGAGTGGAATTAATGTTTGTTGGAATTGGGTTCATTGTGGTTCCCGTTCTCGTGCTCTCGTATACTATCATCAACAGGAAACGAGAAGCATTGCAACAAGAGGCTATAAATCGGGGAGAAGCAAACAAATTGACCAAACAACAGCTACGCGAACTGGGTGATAGGGCACCAGACTTCAG GTTAATGATCATCTTGACGACAATTTGA